Proteins encoded within one genomic window of Panicum virgatum strain AP13 chromosome 1N, P.virgatum_v5, whole genome shotgun sequence:
- the LOC120657422 gene encoding E3 ubiquitin-protein ligase At1g63170-like produces MSTSRMEQATGVSGPEHIIDIPRDTGSSASVSRGVDRENHEELNHADRPSTRALVPALQAPSAIGAVPSTGQTSGTRRSDNYVRRHRSPLNSGLWISIEVIVNVSQIVAAIVVLCLSRKEHPQAPLLEWVIGYTVGCFATLPHLYWRYIHRNIVNGEHEPAHAPQGSSHNNSTEATHAASASERRRNAARNAVLANPRINALFDHFKMALDCFFAVWFVVGNVWIFGGRSSAADAPNLYRLCIVFLTFSCIGYAMPFILCAMICCCLPCIISVMGFREDTNNTRGATSESINALPTYKFKTKKRRHGSGSETEGQEGGVVAAGTEKERSLSAEDAVCCICLAKYAHNDELRELPCSHCFHKDCVDKWLKINALCPLCKSEIASSSSTSDARQSNQNAIPVQEIEMH; encoded by the exons ATGAGCACTTCAAGGATGGAACAAGCAACAGGTGTAAGTGGCCCTGAACACATAATTGATATTCCGAGGGACACTGGTTCTTCCGCTTCGGTTTCTCGCGGTGTCGATAGAGAGAACCATGAAGAACTGAATCATGCAGACAGGCCTTCAACTAGAGCTCTAGTACCTGCCTTGCAGGCACCATCAGCAATAGGTGCTGTACCTAGTACAGGGCAGACTTCAGGCACAAGGAGAAGTGATAACTATGTTCGCCGGCACAGAAGCCCTTTGAATTCTGGACTGTGGATTTCAATTGAAGTTATTGTCAACGTGAGCCAGATTGTAGCTGCCATAGTTGTTCTCTGCCTGTCAAGAAAGGAGCATCCACAAGCTCCATTACTTGAGTGGGTCATAGGTTATACAGTTGGTTGTTTTGCAACGTTACCCCATCTCTATTGGCGCTATATACATCGTAATATTGTAAATGGTGAGCATGAGCCAGCACACGCTCCACAAGGGTCCTCTCATAACAACTCAACTGAAGCCACTCATGCAGCAAGTGCATCAGAGCGTCGTAGGAATGCTGCACGAAATGCGGTGCTCGCTAATCCCAG GATTAATGCACTGTTTGACCACTTCAAGATGGCCCTGGATTGTTTCTTTGCTGTATGGTTTGTTGTTGGAAATGTGTGGATATTCGGTGGACGTTCTTCTGCTGCTGATGCTCCAAACTTGTACAG GTTATGTATTGTGTTCCTCACTTTTAGTTGCATTGGGTATGCCATGCCGTTCATCCTCTGCGCGATGATATGCTGCTGCCTTCCCTGCATTATATCTGTTATGGGTTTTAGAGAAGATACAAACAACACAAGGGGGGCTACTTCGGAATCTATTAATGCTTTGCCTACATATAAATTCAAAACCAAGAAACGCCGCCATGGTTCAGGAAGCGAAACTGAAGGCCAAGAAGGTGGGGTAGTGGCTGCGGGGACTGAGAAGGAGCGATCACTTTCTGCTGAAGATGCT GTTTGTTGCATCTGTCTTGCCAAGTATGCACACAATGATGAGCTTCGTGAACTCCCATGCTCGCATTGTTTCCACAAGGATTGTGTTGATAAATGGCTCAAGATAAATGCACTTTGCCCTTTGTGCAAATCTGAGATAGCGAGCTCATCCAGCACTTCTGATGCACGTCAATCGAACCAGAATGCTATTCCGGTGCAGGAGATTGAAATGCATTAG
- the LOC120657421 gene encoding transcription initiation factor TFIID subunit 15-like: MAGYMSRGAPNGSVYVCNLPPGTDETMLAEYFGTIGLLKKDKRTGRPKIWIYRDKVTNEPKGDATVTYEDPHAASAAVDWFNNKDFHGSIIQVHIAESKSKDTFDSSTNLAITADLGGQYELDNGVGRGRGRGDGPGKAWQQDGDWMCPNTSCGNVNFAFRGVCNRCGAARPAGVGGAGGGRGRGHGSADARGSNRAGAAAVVGGPPGLFGPNDWPCPMCGNINWAKRTKCNICNTSKPGTNEGGVRGGRGGGYKELDEEELEEVKKRRKEAEEDDGEIYDEFGNLKKKFRAKAQHTESAQNYPGSGRAGWEVEHRGSSEREGRERSRDRGRDDYDDKEISNREHGRERRRSRSRSRDRDRERGRDRGRDHNYERSRERDRDRRHR, encoded by the exons ATGGCTGGATATATGTCAAGAGGGGCCCCAAACGGTTCAGTTTACGTGTGCAACCTGCCTCCTGGAACTGATGAGACTATGCTAGCTGAATATTTTGGCACCATAGGGTTGCTAAAG aaggacaagaggacTGGGCGTCCAAAAATTTGGATATATAGGGACAAGGTTACCAATGAACCAAAGGGTGATGCAACGGTCACCTATGAGGATCCACATGCTGCTTCAGCTGCGGTGGACTGGTTCAATAACAAAGATTTCCATGGGAGTATTATCCAAGTTCACATAGCTGAGTCAAAAAGTAAAGATACATTTGATAGTTCCACAAATTTGGCCATCACTGCTGACCTTGGTGGACAATATGAATTGGATAACGGTGTTGGCAGAGGTAGAGGACGCGGTGATGGTCCAGGAAAGGCCTGGCAGCAAGATGGGGATTGGATGTGTCCAAATACAAG TTGTGGCAATGTAAACTTTGCCTTCCGTGGTGTTTGTAATCGCTGTGGAGCTGCTCGCCCTGCTGGTGtcggtggagctggtggtggTAGGGGTAGAGGCCATGGTAGCGCTGATGCAAGAGGAAGCAAccgtgctggtgctgctgctgttgtcgGGGGTCCACCTGGATTGTTTGGTCCAAATGATTGGCCATGTCCAAT GTGCGGTAACATAAACTGGGCTAAGCGGACCAAATGTAATATATGTAACACTTCCAAGCCTGGTACAAATGAAGGCGGTGTAAG GGGTGGCCGTGGTGGTGGGTACAAAGAGCTTGATGAAGAAGAACTAGAGGAAGTTAAAAAGCGTCGGAAAGAGGCTGAGGAG GATGATGGAGAGATATATGATGAGTTTGGCAACCTCAAAAAGAAATTTCGTGCCAAAGCACAGCATACTGAAAGTGCCCAGAATTATCCTGGGTCTGGACGTGCTGGATGGGAAGTTGAGCATCGTG GTTCCAGTGAAAGGGAAGGCAGGGAGAGGAGCAGGGATCGTGGTAGGGATGATTACGATGACAAGGAAATCAGCAACAGGGAACATGGAAGAgagcggcgccggagccggagccggagcagaGACCGCGACAGGGAAAGGGGGAGGGACAGAGGAAGGGACCATAACTACGAGAGGAGTCGGGAGCGCGACCGTGATCGTCGCCACAGGTGA